From the Trifolium pratense cultivar HEN17-A07 linkage group LG4, ARS_RC_1.1, whole genome shotgun sequence genome, the window ctttctttgttgACATTTCCCTCTTTCTTTCAGTGAAAGAAGAAAACTTTAGAAATAGGCATAGTAGATTGCTAGAAATTTTGACGATCTACAGCAACGTTTCATATTTCGTTCGAATAAGAATGCATGTGTATTTGTTTCTATGTTTCTTAGTTGATTGGTGTATGTGTTTCTATGTTTTTTAGTTGATTGTGTATTTTATTGAGTGGATTGTTGCTTTCTTCCTAGTATCTACCGCCTCTTCATTTGATTTACTTTACTTTTTCATAAATGTGTAGGTTGGACATGATGCCTATGTAAACAACCAAACCAATGGTTTCCCAGGCGATAATGGCTTTAATCCTTTCGAGCAGGCCTTCAATGGTCATGTAATGCCTTACtattttcttctctctctctattttttGTTGATCAAGCTTTCAggagatatttattttttaattatgttcgtacttataaatataataatagatattcatttttatatcatttaaccgttaaatttatattttgtcaaaagaaaCTGTTAAATTGATATTCTGTGGAAACCATACGAGCAGACCCTAAGCAATCCAACAATCCCCGTACTTTTAGTTCAATGTAAaaggaaaatgtttttttttttttttttaaaaaaaaaaattcctaaaaaAACTATGGAAAATGAAAACCAtagatattcattttttttgttgttgaatatTTGTACATATGTATGTGCTGAAATTTGCAGTCACATCTTTCAGTTTAAGTTAATTGAATGATATGTTAGTTACATACAAGTTTCTTGTTTTTAATTGTAATCTGCTACACTTGGCTCAATGCATGTTTGTTTATAACTATGTCCGCTGGAATCTGTGTTTTACAAATTAcatgtaattttaaaataaatatatgcttCAAAATTTCCGCTAAATTAATCCCAAATTTGATATCTAATATTATTTCTCATTTCCTTCCATGGTGATCAGGATATTTTCAACAGCTTTTTCCATCAAAATGTTGGCGGACAGGATGTCAAGGTTTTTGCTTCATATTCAGACATTATTAAGCATGCTAAGGGATTGTCTGATAAAACCATATTAATAATCTTTTTTATCACAGACTTTCATTGAACTATCTTTTATGGAAGCTATCCAAGGGTGCACCAAAACTTTGTCATTTCAAACAGACGTGCTTTGTAATACTTGTGGTATGTTTGTTAATAAACTATGAATTCTCATCCTTCACTGGTATTTTGTGTTCAATAGGGATTAAATCCTGACAAGTTAATGCTCCTTGAAATTAACACATCTCTCCCTTGCCGAACTGTTTCAGGTGGGAGTGGTGTTCCACCTGGTACAAGACCTGAAACTTGTAAGCGATGTAAAGGGTCAGGAATGGTCAGTATTGTGTTGGAATTAATTTCATTCTTGTTACAAGCTCGAGAAGTATTGTTCAATTGATAATTTGTGAGATGTCCAGATGCATGTACAAACGGGAATATTCAGAATGCAAAGTACGTGTTTTACGTGCAAGGGAACTGGAAAAATTGTATCGGTATGGTACAAATTGTCCTCTGTAATTTGAATTATTGATTCTcttctatttaatttaatattatatattatatgttagaTATATAAGGGTTCAGAATTTCCAATATGATATATGAACTTCCCGTGTTTAGGTAACTTGCTTATTGTTGTTTGTATCCGTTTGCGTGGCTGTCTACAGTTATTTGTTTAGTCCACCCttaatttttgtaaataaaatcaTGCAATGATATGAATGACACTATTGTCATTACCTGTGTCTCATGGATATGGTGGTCTTTCATActaatatgaaatatgaaattgtCAGAATATATTGATGAGTTTTAATCTTTTACTATTGGTATCAGAGTTTTTGCCAATCTTGCAAGGGTGCGAAAGTTGTCAAAGGAACAAAGTCAATCAAGTTGAAGACTATTCCTGGTAAtagttatttcaaattatttggaATGCATTTTTGTATCTTGTTGTGTAGGCCATTGTCATATGGCATACAAAGAGAAAAATGTTTCATTAATGAGAAATTTCTATGTTCATTTCTTTCAAACTAGGTTAACTAACATACTCCTCTACCGAGTGAACTTAACAACAACAACTCAGAAATAGCCTACGAATGTCCTATTGAAGGAAActctaaatattaaaaaaatttagccTATGAATGTTAAATAGCTTGTATGAATATTAACTTCATCTCTTTCATTTTGTCATTTGACTTAATTAATTGAGCCGAAGAATTACACACTCAAACACAACATACACATCTATATCTGTATGTATTTGTATTTATGTATCTGCTGTTGGTAATGCACATCCCTCCTGTTATCTCTCTTAAGATTCCACTATGTAAAAGGTTGAATGATGtatgattttttccatttgcAGGGATGGACAACAATGACACCCTAAAGGTGTCTGGAGGTGGTGGAGCAGATCCTGATGGACATCATTCCGGTGATCTATTTGTTACTATCAAGGTACTTCACTAGCTTAGAAATTACtgccatttttattatttccttttattttaaaGCAAGTCAATTATATTTCTTTCCTCTTTACTTTTTGCAGGTTAGAGAAGATCCTGTTTTTCGCAGAGAAGGATTAGATATTCACGTGGATGCTGTTTTAAGTATCACCCAGGTAATGTTTCATGATGAAAATCTTGAGCATTGATTTTATATGGTTATCTGGTTTGGTATTTTTGCAATCCATGTGCGTTTAATTGTAGACATTAAAAgagtaaaatcaattttggtcCCTGTGAGTTGTGACACTGTTTGAAACGAACAAATATGTGAAGAAAGATAGTGCAAGGAAAGAAAACACACAAATCAAGGTTTTTCTATTATTTGGAACTTGAAGAAAACGGAAGTAAAGGAATCTATAATGTTTGGATCAAACATAAAATGATTTCCGTCCACAGGTGGCGGAAAAAGCCACTGAAGACAAGTTTTCTCTCTCTCCCAATActaccttaatttttttattgcatcttatttataatttgggatatttatgtcattttgaaGGGGTTTAATTTTAGTTTCTGTCTTCTCACTACACAATCTATATTCACACAAGCGAAGATAAAAGCTTGaaactttctttcctttcattttctctTCTACCAAAGAACTAAAACTCATCTTATTTTTTACTATCTTTCCTATCATGATGTCCTTTTAATCTCTGATCACTTATAGGATCTGATTCCTTCTCAACCAAATATTTTAGGGACCTAATTTGTAGTTTATTTTCATGAGAGATCCATTTACTTAAATCGTTatacactactcacatgcaagCAATGCTCCAAGAAATGCAGCAATATATGTCATTGAGATGTAAAAGCGGTATAATCCATCAGTAGCACGCGTACGGTGTAGGAGTGGCCACACTGTGCAAGTTCTGATGGCATGAGTTTTATTTGCCACCTGGGAGAATTTATTAtctataatatttaatttgtaaatattttggATTCCGAacatctttttttgttttttaactcATCTTCAACAACTTGTTAGTTGTTTGTTTAAcatttattaatattgttagttATAATAAGTTGAAATTTctgttttttgtttaaatattatttCAGGCTATTTTGGGGGCAACCATTGAGGTCCCATCTTTTACCGGACGTGTAATGCTTAAGGTAAGCATTGCTATTACAATACATAGCAACACACATATATACTCTTTCTAACAGCTTAACACTATTATTGGCGAAAACTCGTGGATTCTACAACTTTATCTGGGTCTCATTTCCAATATAGTGACACATTTTCAAAATGGTTGGATGCATATGAATTTTAAGCAACAATAGAAAAAGTGATGCAAATAATGGTTACTAGCACTcctttatataatattatttcttttggCATGTCTAGTGACTAGGGAGGTTTGAATGATGAATTCTGTTTGGCAGGTTCACCCAGGTACCCAACCTGGTCAGAAGGTGGTTATGAAAAGGAAAGGTATAAGGAAAGGTATGCATGTTGATATTCGTTGAAGTTTTGGAATATATGAACATGTTGCTGCTTGGATTTTTAATAGATGTGTGTTTCAGTAAACTGACTTCTTTCATCAATTTTgtcttgtttttttcttttgacaggAACAAATAGTTTCAAATATGGGGACCAATATGTTCATTTTACTGTCAGCATTCCAACGTGAGTTTCTTATAATATGTTTCAGGGTTATTTATAatctttgtttttctctttgtaCTACTGCATGCTTAGGTTTTATATGTATGTTTAATGTTTAATTAGCATTTAAAGTGCCTTTATTTGAAATCATGGTAATCGGTATCTGACAATACATGTGACACGTTGCTTGGtttgaaaaaaaactaaacccAATCGTTTTACATTAATTGCAGCATGAATTTTGTTTCGTTATGATGAGTCTGAATTCATTTTGATGAATTGCACTTTGCCCCTTAACTTTGTGTAGTTAGTCACTTTTTCTTGTCTGAATTATTTTGAAGTTCTTATATGGAATATCAGATTATGTTTCTTATGTACAATGTATCTTggttttaaataaaattgtaaCGTTTTTATCAATCATATGTCTTGCAATTTCCAATATGTTTCAATTCACGATTCAGAAAATAGATCTTTTGATTCATGATTTGGTTCTCCGTTCAATAACCATGTTAGAAATATTTTTACAGAAACCTGACAGAAAGACAGCGTCAATTGATCGAAGAGTTTGCCAAGGAAGGGCAAGAGGAAACTGATAAACGGAAGACTGCTTCGGCGTCTAGTTAAAAACATTGCAGAGCCTCCacttttcattatttatttagtaCTCGCCAAATCGTGCTCAACTAGGAGGAAAGGGAACCCACTTGCTGATGGAATTTTGTAGGTGCATTCATTTAGTGTTCACTGTGGTTTTTGTCCCTTCCATTTAGAGAGTGTGTATTTTTTTGGTCATAAATGATGTGAACAATTCAAATTACataagttagaacttagaaAGCAATATTCTCATATGCTTGTGCATCTGTTGAATTCTAGTTAATGTTgtacatattttttctttaacacAAGTTGTGCAAGTCACAAATTATTACTAATTCTTTTTGTACTTTCATGGCAGCCTTATCTGTCAAGATTGAGGATTCCTATAAATAAATTGACAAACATATACATGCAATATACTTCATATCTTTTATGTTGTCATACTCGAGTTAAATTTCATTTCAAGGTACAATTTGAATGAAAACTTCATGGTGACATTTGTTTTTCATCTTAAAATTCATTCATAAGATTTTTGCCTCCATGCAGCAAGTTATATTACACTTTTTAAACGGTGGAAtagaaacattttataaaatatttaaacaatagaatgaaatatatatttcattatGTTTCGTTCCACTCATTCCATCTCATTCTATTCTATTTCACTCCGCTCTATTTTATTCCATCAGTTCATGCACAGCTTAAGGGTTAGTTAAAGtactgtgatttttttttgtcctgtAGCTTAATTGAATTCCAACCTCTCTAATTATGTCCCTGATAGCTACTAATTGAAATATTCTCATTGTTATGGGACATTTGTGTGATTGTTAATGAGCAAACATGTCGTAGTTAAAAACAATAtaacaatttaatttatgtGCATTACtaattgttattgaaattaagtCAAACTACTTTGAAATCTCCTCACTAGGGAAGAACATAGCCAAGAATCAAGAGGTTAGGGCACGTTTGCTGGAATCTACAATTTTTCCTAcgtttttttctttccaaaactGGTTTTGTTCGTAGGTTAAGCTTAAACGGTGTGGGtgcatataaaatttaaaggGTGATACCAGTGGCGGATCCAGAAATTTTAGGTGgtgggggctagaaaatggtGTCTGTATTTTTTTCGATAACAAACAACATAATATCATACATCATCAACGTGAAACTCAATATCATTCAATCCAACAACCTGACATGTTTGAACCTCTTTTAACTCATTCACAATTatagtgacaaaaaaaaaactacacaaTTATAGTgataaaaaaactcaaaatacataaaaacttgaatagaaaaagaagagaaaaacaaaattgatcGAGTAAAATATCAATACTTTTGTGAGTGAATGCACTAGTAGACAAAACTGAGTTGAAGtaaaaaaatctaaactttAAATGGGAAGTaagaagaagattagaagaGGAAGAGTAAAAAAAGGTTGGGAGAAAAAGATTTGATGCTTCTCTAAGAGAAAAAGTGtgtgtgaaaaataaaaaattagggtaatgaaaagttgaaaaataaaatgataaatttttgaTGAGTGGTTAGTGATTAATGAGCCTAAATGCCTAATCATGGGAGCTTAAGTAAAATATATTACTACTAtcaaaggaatttttttttcgtGGGGGCTTGAGCCCCCATTGGCATATACATGCATCCGCCATTGGGTGATACATGTTTGATAAACAACATTAAATGGGGAGATTGTTGGGCAACGGCGTGCCATAGTATTTGGATGTGGCGAAATAGAGAGTTGCACGATGATGATTATAATTGACTGGCATGTATGGGTCTACTAGTGTTGAGTTACGTCTCAGAGTGTTATAAAGCAAAGATGATGAGTTCCATTGTTACAAAGTTGCCTCGAAGTTGGATATTGTCGGTGGAAGGAAGAGTGAAGCTGAATACGGATGAAGCTTGTAAAGATGGACATCCAGCAGGATGTGGTGGTGTCATTAGAGATAGTAATGGCCAATGGTGTGGTGGTTTCGCAAAACATGTTGGTAGTTGTAGTGCCTTTGTGGCTGAACTGTGGGGTGTTCTTGAAAGGTTGAAGTATGCAAGGATGTTGGGTTTGCAAGTTATTGAGTTAACATCGACTCCTTAGCAGTTGTGCATGTGATTCGAGCAGGTGTTACAAGGAGTAGCATGGTTTTTTACATGAAGCATATTAGAAGATTGTTGGAAATGGACAGAGAGGTGCATATTTATCATTCTTATCGGGAAGTCAATTAGTGTGCGAACACGTTGGCTAATAAGGGGTGTAAATTGAATTGTAATATTGTTTTCTTTGATGCTTGTCAGAGTCAAATTagacatttatttttttgctgATAATTTGGGGCATAGTACCCCTCGTTTGATTCCGTTGTAATCTCTCTTTTTTGGACGATAAGCCCTCAATGATAtgttaaaaaaagtatttttaatatttctaaAATGGTTTGTAATGACAATATTGAAGTCGCctatttaatttgtttagaACATGTATGCATGGTGTTTCTTCTTTAGAACATTACTGTTTCTTTTTATGCAGAAGTATATATCCAGATAAAATCTATTCAGATGGATCAtgagttttgtttttataaaccCTAACAGTTATCTCTATAAATCTCACACAAACATGATTGTCTCATCCTATGTTTTAATTTAGCCATTTTAATACACAAAACAAGGGTTAGACTTgtactaaaaaataaactgtAAGAATATAGAAGagttttgaataaatatttatgAAGTGATTTTACATACATGAGCATCATTCAATAAAATCTGGACAATTTAAAGTTCTAGATTTGCATACATGAGCATCATTCAATCAAATTATCAGCAAAACATAATGTTCAATGGATGATCTTCTGCAAAATTATATACCAgtgaaatggaaaagaaaaacagataattcattttatatatagtcTAACTCCAAAGCCAAGGACATTGTTTGGTGGAAAAAACTATGTTTAGAGAATGAAGCATGAATACATGCTCTATTTTGTCTTTTGAATAAGTACTTAAGAAATTTTAGAAGTGTAAAACAGCATGAAGACAAGAACAAGTACTTATTAGCTGGAACCGTTCCATTCATCGTAGAACTCTTTCACAAACTCCTCCATGAACTTGTGCCTTCTCTCAGCCCTGCTTTTCCCAGCCTGAAATAGATAGCTTAAATTTAAACTCCTTCCCAGATTTAATACATAAGCATGCACTTCTTGGCAATATTTTACAAATGTAacatatatctatatatttttcaagaaaGCAACAGAGAAATTTGAAACatgaaaagaagagaaaaaaaatgcacacttggtttatttttttggtgaaaatttGATAAGGTCAGAAAAAGTAGTAATGCAGCTGTACCTTGGTTTTCATCATATCTTTAAGCTTGAGAAGCTTCTCATGAAAATGGTTAATTGTAGTTTGTTTCTGTTTGTTAATGTATTGTTCCTTGGATAATTCAGTTCTTGGCAAAATGGCAGGATCATGCAGAGCCCTCTTCTTACTCCCACCAAAGGTGAAGCAACGTGCAATTCCTGATATTGAAAGCAGGGGAAGATGTTAATTTAAGTATATTACATTTAAGTAGCCCTTTAAACGTTCACCATTCTTTTGAAAAGCCGGAAACAACTAATTCCATAAAATACTAAtaggtttgttgttgttgttagttAAGAGGTTACTTAGTTGCTTAGGTTAAGTTAGTTAGATACTTCGATGAAATAAATAAGGGAGAAGGGAGTTAGAGAGAGGGCATATGGTGTATATTGAGTTATTTAAGGCCCTTTTGGCATTGGGAGGTGGGCAGATCCTCAAAGCTATGAAACACTAAGACATACATGAACAccagacacgacactgacatTGACACCTCGATATCAATAATAATTTACGAAAATGAAATGTTTGATAGTGACCACATGTTCAGTGTCATGTCGGATACCGATATGTGTCTAACATCAGACATCTCTTCAATCtaaagtgtcggtgctacatagcCTCGAAGAGCTGGCATATTTCTGCAATCAAAGGGAATTCTTCACCATTTTTCAGCAATAAGATACCAGATTATCAAATACCTATAGCACCAATAGCATCAAGCCTATCAGCATCTTGCACAACCccaaattctggaaaccattcaGTATTTGCTTTTCCTGTCACCTCCTCTTTAAAACCTGAATATTGTAGCAGCAACAGTGAATACTTTCCAATAAATAAGCATGGAGAAGTTGTAAACAAAACGGCACAAACAAGTTATAGTTAAGAACACAAAAGCAATTAAACAAGTTAAAGGGGCACCAATTTTTGGAAGGAATTACACACATGCTaatagtattttaaaatatacaaaagaTATAAGAGTACAAACTATCATCATCAGTGATTATACTCATTCAATAAATCTAGGatatttccaaaaaaaactattattttgatatgtTTCGAGCTTAGAGTTTGTGAGAAAAGAGACGAAGAGATGGTTCCGGAGCTTATGTAAAATCATTTACCCTATATTACTGCTTGAAagtatataaatttcaattaaagaGCTTGTAAAAGTAAGAACAACACAGGCAAGAAAATTTTAGTTTTAGCAACTTACCCATTCCATTGATGATCTTCAAAATTTTTGATTTCTTGTTCTCCTCA encodes:
- the LOC123920931 gene encoding chaperone protein dnaJ GFA2, mitochondrial-like translates to MVRSTGITLFTHLARRSLFHANDSVYQVVFQRGYRALNSGSRDSSRVIDGYASNVRDGVNKKNWLLFGAANSYFGASRSIHGSASLARDYYDVLGVSRDASSSELKKAYHGLAKKLHPDANKDDPDAQKKFQEVTTAYEVLKDGEKRQQYDQVGHDAYVNNQTNGFPGDNGFNPFEQAFNGHDIFNSFFHQNVGGQDVKTFIELSFMEAIQGCTKTLSFQTDVLCNTCGGSGVPPGTRPETCKRCKGSGMMHVQTGIFRMQSTCFTCKGTGKIVSSFCQSCKGAKVVKGTKSIKLKTIPGMDNNDTLKVSGGGGADPDGHHSGDLFVTIKVREDPVFRREGLDIHVDAVLSITQAILGATIEVPSFTGRVMLKVHPGTQPGQKVVMKRKGIRKGTNSFKYGDQYVHFTVSIPTNLTERQRQLIEEFAKEGQEETDKRKTASASS